A window of Pyrobaculum aerophilum str. IM2 contains these coding sequences:
- a CDS encoding NUDIX domain-containing protein, translating to MCIDKSWPSGGPDWAAVGVLLREGSVLLIKRVEREGDPWSGQVAFPGGRWKPGEDLMDTVVREVEEEVGVRPTALVGVLPPQSPSNAPWLKVVPFVFSQWVGEVRPNPREVREARWISKGEMSEGEWMGRRAYVAGDWVIWGLTYRILKRLIECGLL from the coding sequence GTGTGTATTGATAAGTCTTGGCCCAGCGGCGGCCCCGACTGGGCTGCCGTGGGGGTTTTGCTGAGGGAGGGAAGCGTGTTGTTAATTAAGAGAGTGGAGAGAGAAGGCGATCCCTGGTCTGGGCAAGTGGCGTTCCCCGGGGGGCGTTGGAAGCCGGGGGAGGACCTCATGGACACTGTGGTCAGGGAGGTGGAGGAGGAGGTGGGGGTGAGGCCCACAGCCCTAGTGGGGGTTTTGCCCCCGCAGAGCCCCAGCAACGCCCCGTGGCTGAAAGTAGTGCCTTTTGTCTTCAGCCAGTGGGTAGGCGAGGTTAGGCCCAACCCCAGGGAGGTGAGGGAGGCCCGGTGGATTTCCAAGGGGGAGATGTCCGAGGGGGAGTGGATGGGCCGGCGCGCCTACGTGGCGGGAGACTGGGTTATATGGGGCCTTACCTACAGGATTTTGAAGAGACTTATTGAATGCGGCCTCTTATAA